In the Dolichospermum flos-aquae CCAP 1403/13F genome, TGATGTGGTCAATCCGGCGGCGCGTAGTGATAAGAATAGTCCTATTTATGGGATGCCGATTTTAGAGGTTGATCGCGCAAAGCAAACTATTGTGATTAAGCGCGGTATGAGTGCTGGTTTTGCCGGTGTGGATAATGAGTTGTTTTACAAGGATAAGACGACGATGTTGTTTGGTAGCGCTAAGGATATGGTGGCTAAGTTGGTTAGTGAGGTCAAGCAACTTTAAGACAATCCGAATTGTTTAATATTGTCAACTTACTTGGGAGGTGTAATACTTCTCAAGTAATTTTTTTATGCCAAAAATCTGATTTAATTATAATAGGTTACTTACATAGTAGTTAAAGGTTCTATTGATTATGACTTTAGCAATGGATAGAAATACGCAGAAGGAGGAATTTAGTTATGCGTATATTCGAGCAGTTAGTTCAGTGGCAGGGTTGTCAGTTACCAAGCCAGAAAGACCTATGGATAATGCTGGAGTAGATATAACTATTACAGTACCAGGAGAACTAGGTGAAGTATTATTTCCTAAATTTGATGCTCAGGTAAAATGTACTTCTTCAGAAGCTATTATTGAGGAAGATTTCATTAAATTTCCCTTACCAGTCAAAAATTACAATAGACTGCGCCATGAAAATCCTATATCTCCTCAAATTTTAATCGTTGTATTAGTTCCTAATGATATTACTGGGTGGCTTAATATTTCTGAAAATGAAACATTACTAAAAAAATGTGGATACTGGCTTTCACTTAAAGGAAAATCAAAAACTAGCAATACAACTACAATTACGGTAGATATACCTCGTAAAAATATCCTAACTCCATCATCCATAACATCAATAATGGAAAAAATAGCAAAGAAAGAGGATTTATGAACTCATCTATATCATACTTAAATATATTAGAATATATAGATCCAATTACTGTTATTGAATATCTTGAAACTAATAATTGGATCGAGGAAGAAAGAATTGATACTAGAGCTATGATTTTAGCACAAAGAAAAAATAATAGGAACTTCTCAATTTTATTACCTCTAGATCCAGAAATACCTGATTTTTCTGATCGTATGTATGAAGTTTTTAAAACTCTAGAATTTTTTGAGCAAAGACCAATATCAGAAATAGTTAATGCTGTTATAAGTGTTAAGCAAATCGCTATAGAGAAGCAAAGAGAAATCTTGACCTTAAAATTTAAGTTCATAGACGAAATTAGTAGAAGGCAAGTTCCAGCTAAAAAGTTAGGTGGTGTTTTAACATCTATTCAAGAATTGTTTGATGCTGTTGGTCAATCTGAATCAGGTAAAATTTCAGATACTGGAAAGATTCAAAAAGAAATTCTTGAAAGAACAGAGCTATCTTTATTTGAGACTTTTCAAGGTTCTTTTGGTATGAAATTAGCTTTAGCTCCACATCCACAACAGTTAAATTTCCTAGAAAGTCCACTAGCTGAAAAAGTTACTGAAAGTTTTATCAGACTTATTAATCTTAGCAATAATCCTGATAAAGCAATATTGAAAGAATATTTACTCAAGCTTAGGAAAAGATCAGCATCTAGATATCGCAAATTTTTACAGTCGTTACTAAATTCAAACGCAAACTTTTACTTTGATTGGGGTTCAGTCAATCCTGAAAAGGGAGGTAAGGCAGTATTGAGTTTTGACAATGTAATTAATACTATAGAATTTATCAATAAAATGGAGGTTGAAGCTCCAGAAGAATATACAGTAAATGGAAAGCTGATTGCTGCTAATGAAAATACAAAGAAATTGGAAATAATAGATTTTGAAGATAATAAAGTATATATAGGCAAAGCTACTGATTATGTAATGAACAAAAAAGATATAGAGTTAACTATAGGAAGATTATACACTACAACTATTCAAGAAGTATCTTCTATCAATCCTGCAACTGGAGAGGAGAAAACTGAATATACAATTATTAACTTGTCATATCTCGATCAATAATTGATATTCAATATAATTTAACTATTATAAATACTTAATAATTTATCGCTCTATCTTCTCTTCTTCCTTCGTGTTCTTTGCGTCTTCGTGGTTTGTTAAAAAAGGATATTGGGGAAAAGTGCGATTCTTTGCGTC is a window encoding:
- a CDS encoding DUF4365 domain-containing protein → MTLAMDRNTQKEEFSYAYIRAVSSVAGLSVTKPERPMDNAGVDITITVPGELGEVLFPKFDAQVKCTSSEAIIEEDFIKFPLPVKNYNRLRHENPISPQILIVVLVPNDITGWLNISENETLLKKCGYWLSLKGKSKTSNTTTITVDIPRKNILTPSSITSIMEKIAKKEDL